In the genome of Nerophis lumbriciformis linkage group LG32, RoL_Nlum_v2.1, whole genome shotgun sequence, one region contains:
- the LOC133574512 gene encoding uncharacterized protein → MHLQPWHTFLSRCWHVSACAAASSSSSSRPARPQRDVFLRAPAADKIFQLAMMVLRLKTYWFLLWTLMVSVASLTTTGTAEHVLHQEVSTPPGGVSADHKPDGTTLRTGTFKDSPEAAGRTSNEGTISGTQPTDGHQSSRPSLATSPIMELERNSTPVLIRNHSPDRMSTPQTPEPLTTSDSTQNLSSPPVTQTTATRSLISTPESPEPLLSNSVSGFGTTGGTSTDLMSTPQHPEPLTTSGSSQTLSSPTATKGWISTPESTHPSLSNSLTSESSQNISSPSVSETTATKGWISTPESTHSSLSNSLTSESSQNISSPSVSETTATKGWISTPESTHSSLSNSLTSESSQNISSPSVSETTATKVWISTPESTEPSLSNSLTSDSTQNLSSPSVLEITRSSPISTPDPEPSSPITESSAEPSRSISSSSPTNFPVTTSTPLCVPSKDRPSKEEQSCSTRGVVKPCLIAIAFLAGLATFFMVSTIVLCTKLSTKKYQVRRAKKADTEMTFMSTLLPERYYAGVRQRSPPVTNGVRVIPSLGDSDEDASDNLTLSSFLPESDRFV, encoded by the exons ATGCATCTTCAACCTTGGCACAC TTTCCTGTCTCGTTGTTGGCATGTGTCAGCGTGTGCTGCGGcgtcctcgtcctcgtcctcCAGACCGGCACGACCTCAACGCGACGTTTTTCTTCGAGCTCCCGCGGCAGACAAG ATCTTCCAGCTAGCAATGATGGTCCTCAGGTTGAAGACCTACTGGTTCTTGTTGTGGACACTCATGGTCTCAGTAGCGTCTCTCACGACCACGGGGACGGCAGAACACGTTCTTCACCAGGAAGTTTCCACACCACccggaggagtctctgcagaccACAAACCTGATGGGACTACACTCAGAACGGGGACTTTTAAAGACTCTCCAGAAGCAGCTGGCAGAACATCAAACGAGGGGACTATCTCCGGGACACAACCTACAGACGGTCATCAGTCGTCTAGACCTTCTCTGGCAACGTCACCCATCATGGAGTTGGAAAGGAATTCTACTCCAGTCTTGATCCGAAACCACAGTCCTGATCGGATGTCCACGCCGCAGACTCCTGAACCGTTGACCACATCAGACTCAACCCAAAACCTCAGCAGTCCTCCAGTTACTCAGACAACAGCCACAAGAAGTCTGATCTCCACACCAGAGTCTCCTGAACCATTGTTGTCCAACTCCGTCTCAGGCTTTGGGACAACTGGAGGAACATCGACTGATCTGATGTCCACACCACAGCATCCTGAACCGTTGACCACCTCAGGCTCATCCCAAACCCTCAGCAGTCCTACAGCCACAAAAGGCTGGATCTCCACACCAGAGTCTACCCATCCGTCACTGTCCAACTCCCTCACCTCAGAGTCATCCCAAAACATCAGCAGTCCTTCAGTTTCTGAGACTACAGCCACAAAAGGCTGGATCTCCACACCAGAGTCTACCCATTCGTCACTGTCCAACTCTCTCACATCAGAGTCATCCCAAAACATCAGCAGTCCTTCAGTTTCTGAGACTACAGCCACAAAAGGCTGGATCTCTACACCAGAGTCTACCCATTCGTCACTGTCCAACTCCCTCACCTCAGAGTCATCCCAAAACATCAGCAGTCCTTCAGTTTCTGAGACTACAGCCACAAAAGTCTGGATCTCCACACCAGAGTCTACCGAACCGTCTCTGTCCAACTCCCTCACCTCAGACTCAACCCAAAACCTCAGCAGTCCTTCAGTTTTGGAGATTACGAGAAGCAGCCCGATCTCCACACCAGATCCTGAACCATCAAGTCCCATCACTGAGTCATCTGCAGAACCATCGAGGTCCATCAGTTCCTCGTCTCCCACCAACTTCCCAGTAACCACGAGTACTCCACTTTGCGTCCCCTCCAAGGACCGACCCAGCAAGGAGGAGCAGTCCTGCTCCACCCGTGGCGTAGTCAAGCCCTGCCTCATCGCCATTGCCTTCCTGGCGGGGCTGGCCACCTTCTTCATGGTGTCCACCATCGTCCTCTGCACCAAGCTGTCCACCAAGAAGTACCAAGTGAGGAGAGCCAAAAAGGCGGACACGGAGATGACCTTCATGTCGACGCTCCTGCCGGAAAGGTACTACGCGGGCGTGCGGCAGCGCAGTCCGCCGGTGACTAACGGGGTCCGCGTGATCCCCAGCTTGGGGGACAGCGATGAGGACGCGAGCGATAATCTCACACTCAGCAGCTTCCTGCCAGAAAGTGATCGCTTTGTGTAG